A stretch of Culicoides brevitarsis isolate CSIRO-B50_1 unplaced genomic scaffold, AGI_CSIRO_Cbre_v1 contig_32, whole genome shotgun sequence DNA encodes these proteins:
- the LOC134836455 gene encoding upstream stimulatory factor 2-like — protein MSLKQEPEEEVPLDECQFFDEPPEEIEYEFVPRTHDDEEEEQRPAKRSKTGGSATRRVYHNEVERQRRNKINTWITELGKLVMDDDDDDTKQPALSKIQILEKACQQLEMIKKRNREVRFDLKRAECELRMLRSENEKLKKELNKTAK, from the coding sequence ATGTCGCTCAAGCAAGAACCTGAAGAAGAAGTCCCTCTCGACGAGTGCCAATTTTTCGACGAACCGCCCGAAGAGATTGAATACGAGTTTGTACCTCGTACCCATGATGATGAAGAGGAAGAACAACGACCTGCGAAACGTTCAAAAACGGGAGGAAGCGCAACCCGAAGAGTCTACCATAACGAAGTTGAGCGTCAACGACGGAACAAAATCAATACTTGGATCACGGAGCTCGGAAAACTCGTAatggatgacgatgatgacgacaCGAAACAACCTGCGCTCTCGAAGATTCAAATTTTGGAGAAAGCTTGTCAGCAATTGGAGATGATTAAGAAGCGAAATCGTGAAGTACGATTCGATCTGAAACGAGCCGAATGTGAGTTGCGAATGCTGAGATCAGAGAatgaaaagttgaagaaagaattaaataagacagctaaatga
- the LOC134836451 gene encoding small ribosomal subunit protein uS13: MSLVIPEKFQHILRVMSTNIDGKRKVPIAMTAIKGVGRRYANVVLKKADVDQNKRAGECTDEEVEKIVTIISNPRQYKIPDWFLNRQKDIIDGKYSQLTSSNVDSKLREDLERLKKIRAHRGMRHYWGLRVRGQHTKTTGRRGRTVGVSKKK, translated from the exons atg TCTCTCGTAATCCCAGAGAAGTTTCAACATATTCTTCGTGTTATGAGCACGAACATCGATGGTAAACGCAAAGTTCCCATCGCCATGACTGCCATCAAGGGTGTAGGACGTCGTTATGCCAATGTTGTCTTGAAGAAAGCTGATGTTGACCAAAACAAACGCGCAGGAGAATGCACTGATGAAGAG GTTGAGAAAATCGTCACGATCATCTCGAACCCTCGTCAATACAAAATCCCCGATTGGTTCTTGAACAGACAAAAGGATATCATTGACGGCAAATATTCGCAATTGACCTCATCGAACGTCGACTCAAAATTGCGTGAAGATTTGGAGCGATTGAAGAAAATCCGTGCTCATCGCGGTATGCGTCATTATTGGGGTCTTCGTGTTCGTGGTCAACACACCAAAACAACAGGCCGACGTGGGCGTACTGTTGGTGTATCcaagaaaaagtaa